A region of Pseudomonas putida DNA encodes the following proteins:
- a CDS encoding B3/4 domain-containing protein, which yields MSSFTYTINPDIFADHPQYRRGVIVFKALDNSRPDAALTALLRQAEVELRQRIESNPADYPPIAAWRDAYRLFGAKPSEHRSSIEALSRRVLKPDSLPDINPLVDIGNLVSLRHVLPAGVHPVGPESKHLTLRKTVAEDRFLAGPGDALETPSPGEVVLAAGNRVLTRRWTWRQAGDTRTLADTDCVFFDIDGLPPISRENVLAAIFDIVSLVERYCGGLCVGHAVLDADHPTFTVSLD from the coding sequence GTGAGTTCTTTCACCTACACGATAAACCCAGACATTTTTGCCGATCACCCGCAGTACCGGCGCGGCGTGATCGTCTTCAAGGCATTGGACAACAGCCGCCCCGACGCGGCGCTGACTGCACTGCTCAGGCAAGCCGAGGTCGAGCTTCGCCAGCGGATCGAGAGCAACCCGGCCGACTATCCGCCAATCGCAGCGTGGCGGGACGCCTACCGGCTGTTCGGCGCCAAACCTTCGGAGCATCGCAGTTCGATCGAAGCGCTCAGCCGCCGCGTGCTCAAGCCAGATAGCCTGCCGGACATCAACCCACTGGTCGATATCGGCAACCTGGTGTCCCTGCGCCATGTGCTGCCAGCCGGTGTGCACCCTGTCGGCCCCGAGTCCAAACACCTGACCTTGCGCAAGACGGTTGCCGAAGACCGCTTTCTCGCAGGCCCAGGCGACGCACTGGAAACCCCTTCCCCAGGTGAAGTCGTACTGGCTGCCGGCAATCGGGTACTGACCCGGCGCTGGACCTGGCGCCAAGCGGGCGACACCCGCACCCTCGCCGACACAGACTGCGTCTTTTTCGACATCGATGGCCTGCCTCCAATCAGCCGAGAAAACGTACTGGCTGCGATATTCGACATCGTCTCGCTGGTCGAGCGTTACTGCGGCGGCCTCTGCGTTGGGCATGCCGTGCTGGATGCCGACCACCCCACGTTCACTGTCAGCCTCGACTGA
- a CDS encoding LysR family transcriptional regulator: MNSAFSHLSIAQLTALLTILELRNLSQAALRLGTSQSGVSRHLAQLREAFADPLMIRQQREYVLTERGEALIEPIKTILEKLQEMSTPTAFTPLTCARRFRLAGSDYVAQHILPGLLAQMADLAPGADIDFRLWQPDRFEWLATGELDVVTSMLEGTPAAYHGRIIGEDRAVCCMRDDHPLASLSTLDITAYLAWRHVKITTGGDKDGFLEAYLRRHSLQRDLKLSVPFYSAALSVIRDSDLLLMLPEHIARKWSEQGGVCYRPLDFMAHQFRYWVVWHSRTHSSPEHAWFRRLVHTHCQQSHSLSPGT, translated from the coding sequence ATGAACAGTGCCTTCAGCCATTTGAGCATTGCGCAACTGACGGCACTGTTGACGATTCTTGAACTGCGCAACCTGAGCCAGGCGGCCCTGCGCCTGGGCACCAGCCAGTCCGGTGTCAGCCGCCATCTGGCGCAGTTGCGCGAAGCCTTTGCCGACCCGCTGATGATCAGGCAACAGCGTGAGTATGTGCTGACCGAGCGCGGGGAAGCGTTGATCGAACCGATCAAGACCATCCTGGAAAAACTCCAGGAAATGAGCACACCCACAGCATTCACCCCCCTCACCTGCGCCCGGCGTTTTCGCCTGGCAGGTTCGGACTATGTCGCACAGCACATCCTGCCGGGCTTGCTTGCACAGATGGCAGACCTCGCCCCAGGGGCCGATATCGATTTTCGGCTGTGGCAGCCCGACCGTTTCGAGTGGTTGGCAACGGGTGAACTGGATGTCGTCACCAGCATGCTGGAAGGCACTCCTGCCGCCTATCACGGCAGGATCATCGGTGAAGACCGCGCCGTGTGCTGCATGCGTGACGACCACCCACTGGCGTCCCTTTCAACGTTGGATATCACCGCCTACCTGGCGTGGCGCCACGTCAAGATCACCACCGGCGGCGACAAGGACGGCTTCCTCGAAGCCTACCTGCGAAGGCACAGCCTGCAGCGCGACCTGAAGCTCAGCGTCCCCTTCTACTCTGCAGCCCTGAGCGTGATTCGCGACAGCGACCTGTTGTTGATGCTGCCCGAGCACATCGCACGAAAATGGTCGGAACAAGGGGGTGTCTGCTATCGCCCCCTGGACTTCATGGCGCATCAATTCCGCTACTGGGTGGTGTGGCACAGCCGCACCCACAGCTCACCTGAACATGCCTGGTTCCGGCGCCTTGTTCATACCCATTGCCAGCAATCGCACTCCCTTAGCCCGGGCACTTGA